The Dendropsophus ebraccatus isolate aDenEbr1 chromosome 3, aDenEbr1.pat, whole genome shotgun sequence genome includes a region encoding these proteins:
- the LOC138786244 gene encoding oncostatin-M-specific receptor subunit beta-like, with protein sequence MDHCVGWHGVLVILFSAGLWHCQEAEVSFPPIDLEIHNDSVNQRLVVKWDISKNVDESDMDVIFHIQVARSERLNIIADEYFQPDLSRSRVNFIWTWDSQLPLECDSHSVRIQSKVIGKVSTNWSQWSPWKTHAGENTYRAGTVIFPHERVVPVGSNVTFCCLPGRGQTVEEMLYGRNKMERDPGLGTDSFVISLQNVTATKSDGSNVICVIDGNTAAGTVLIVSSLPDEPKNFSCVSQDLKTLRCRWSPGAVLRGKVKANYVLHEWLSMKSHTCPRDHCDWPIQMNQQMYNFTMTTTNPLGERRINSIVYLQQRVLLQAPSSLMADQVGASFITLSWSLKVDYSSLQIHCQVDLHKNLVNMTSRGKRPAEIYRVSLSGLQPYTLYNLRVRCMAESSVAGWSNWSNIVVRTQEDAPTGALDVWRRIKDDGNGGRTVTLYWRPSPLFRANGNISHYNITFWPLDGTPVTREISVSGLNSSQITIGGQVYSISVTAHNKAGRSPPAQLWIPARAKSDIEQMTAERTYSKDGGITLTWHHIPNVHGYVVEWCPAPITPHCDLQWKKYNSTIQSDVIKSQTFRPGVRYEFRIYGTMKDGDRLLKKMTGYMAEMVSSVKPKLKISHIESRSILLDWSPYPTDESQEGFITGYNIYMKDTESDCNLDKADEYIQQGNFHFCRFYIGDPNKMQIPINNLKPNGKYKVAVVAITSAGETPAEFTQAHTPADTRAALHSIIVPIIAVSMLALVLIFIGCWKREWLKRIFFPDIPDPNKSKIFSLNGPKGTLNGNIVPISILEAQMVDVISIQEKRQQYENVYSEHQLHEMYTETQTKEGCRCVEDFNENYVPYDEKSLYPPINDPSIDSQPFLYLDFINQSYTGVLDDVHHATQGYRPQTNIAEAHPPYVMQSAMLQPRPDDNPVIHFNGPDYGSEPMSPTSVASTTFILVD encoded by the exons ATGGACCATTGTGTTGGTTGGCACGGAGTCCTAGTCATCCTGTTCAGTGCTGGACTGTGGCATTGTCAAG AAGCTGAAGTGTCTTTTCCACCCATAGACCTGGAAATCCACAATGATTCAGTCAACCAGCGTTTAGTTGTGAAATGGGATATCAGCAAAAATGTGGACGAGTCTGACATGGATGTAATATTCCACATTCAGGTTGCCAGGTCTGAAAGGCTGAATATCATTGCAGAT GAATATTTCCAACCAGATCTCTCCAGAAGTCGCGTGAACTTCATCTGGACTTGGGATTCTCAGCTCCCCTTGGAATGTGACTCCCATTCTGTGCGGATCCAGAGCAAAGTTATAGGAAAAGTTTCCACAAACTGGAGCCAGTGGAGTCCATGGAAAACCCATGCAG GGGAGAATACATATAGAGCTGGCACAGTAATCTTCCCACATGAGCGGGTGGTCCCGGTGGGCTCCAATGTGACTTTCTGCTGTTTGCCTGGACGGGGTCAGACTGTAGAAGAAATGTTATATGGTAGAAACAAGATGGAGCGAGACCCCGGCCTGGGGACTGACAGCTTTGTCATCTCACTGCAAAATGTGACTGCCACAAAATCAGACGGAAGCAATGTCATCTGTGTGATTGACGGGAACACGGCAGCCGGGACGGTGCTCATTGTCAGCA GTTTACCAGATGAACCCAAAAACTTTTCTTGCGTAAGTCAAGATTTGAAGACATTAAGATGCAGGTGGAGCCCCGGAGCTGTTCTTCGCGGCAAAGTCAAAGCCAACTACGTTCTACATGAATG GTTATCTATGAAATCCCACACCTGCCCCAGAGATCACTGTGATTGGCCCATTCAGATGAACCAGCAGATGTACAACTTTACAATGACGACTACAAATCCATTAGGAGAAAGGAGAATCAACTCCATTGTGTATCTACAACAGAGAG TTCTCCTTCAGGCTCCATCCAGTTTAATGGCGGATCAGGTGGGCGCCTCCTTCATCACATTATCCTGGTCCCTGAAAGTAGATTACTCGTCCCTTCAGATCCACTGTCAGGTGGATCTGCATAAGAACCTG GTAAACATGACAAGTAGAGGAAAACGTCCAGCCGAGATATACAGAGTCAGCCTCAGCGGATTACAACCGTATACACTATACAACCTGAGAGTGCGCTGTATGGCGGAATCATCAGTGGCAGGATGGAGCAACTGGAGCAATATTGTAGTCAGGACACAGGAAGATG CGCCTACAGGAGCCCTGGATGTTTGGAGACGTATTAAAGATGATGGCAATGGTGGACGGACTGTGACCCTGTATTGGAGA CCTTCCCCACTTTTTAGGGCCAATGGAAATATCTCTCACTATAATATAACCttctggccactagatggcactccTGTAACAAGAGAAATCAGCGTTTCAGGTTTGAACAGCTCCCAAATAACTATAGGAGGACAGGTGTATTCTATTAGCGTCACCGCCCACAACAAAGCAGGAAGATCGCCACCTGCCCAGTTGTGGATCCCAGCAAGAGCTAAAAGTG ACATAGAGCAGATGACTGCTGAGAGAACATACAGCAAAGatggaggaataaccctaacatgGCATCATATACCCAATGTACACGGATACGTGGTGGAATGGTGTCCTGCTCCCATAACTCCTCATTGTGATCTTCAGTGGAAAAAGTACAACTCCACCATCCAGAGCGACGTCATCAAATCAC AAACCTTCAGACCAGGAGTGAGATATGAGTTCAGAATTTATGGAACGATGAAAGATGGAGACCGTCTCCTGAAGAAGATGACAGGATACATGGCGGAAATGG tATCGTCTGTGAAGCCAAAGTTGAAAATCAGTCACATTGAATCAAGGTCAATTCTCTTGGATTGGTCTCCATATCCGACTGATGAGTCTCAGGAAGGATTTATTACTGGATATAACATTTACATGAAGGATACAGAGAGCGACTGCAACCTGGACAAAGCTGATGAGTATATACAGCAAG gtaattttcatttttgcaggtTTTATATCGGAGATCCAAATAAAATGCAGATCCCAATCAATAATCTAAAACCAAATGGGAAATACAAGGTGGCTGTTGTGGCCATCACCAGCGCAGGAGAGACTCCAGCAGAATTTACTCAGGCTCACACTCCTGCTGACA CCAGAGCAGCGCTCCATTCTATAATTGTCCCAATCATTGCGGTATCAATGCTGGCACTCGTACTAATCTTTATAGGATGCTGGAAGAGAGAATG GTTGAAGAGAATATTTTTTCCTGACATTCCAGATCCCAACAAGAGCAAAATATTTTCCCTCAATGGACCAAAG GGAACATTGAATGGAAATATCGTACCAATTAGTATTCTTGAAGCCCAAATGGTGGACGTCATCAGCATCCAGGAAAAAAGGCAGCAGTACGAGAACGTATACTCAGAACATCAACTACACGAGATGTACACCGAGACGCAGACAAAAGAAGGATGCCGGTGTGTAGAGGACTTCAACGAAAATTATGTTCCTTATGATGAGAAATCTTTGTATCCACCGATAAATGATCCATCAATCGATTCCCAGCCCTTTCTCTACCTGGACTTTATCAACCAGTCATACACCGGTGTATTGGATGATGTACACCACGCCACACAAGGATACAGACCTCAGACGAACATTGCGGAAGCACATCCTCCATATGTCATGCAGTCTGCGATGCTACAACCAAGACCTGATGACAATCcagtcattcactttaatggcccAGATTACGGCAGCGAACCGATGAGCCCGACCTCTGTGGCTTCCACTACATTCATACTTGTAGACTGA